A genomic segment from Candidatus Viadribacter manganicus encodes:
- a CDS encoding glycosyltransferase: MSGMRNNERCSTLGAGHPYWGWRFRAPIVMVALERGRHLNSPLRILITTLELDTRRGVQNVSRDLAVGLRDAGHDPVIYTRKSGSVAADLRATGFQVETNVQALDGPFDVIHGHHLVACSPALARYPYTPAVFVCHDNVSWFDAAPRLPSIRRHAAVSESLVDRVAFDAGVDRSSVALILNGVDTARFAPGPAPPTKPARALAFAKNEDHIAVIREACAHRKIAVDFVGAATGVNLEDPSKVLPTYDLVFASALSALEAMSCVRPVIVCDGRGMAGMVDRKRYEAWRPQNFGLAILNAPLSVDRALAEIDRFDVTESQHVGERVRQEAQIAPWISRYITLYREAIEAPPPSPDAAPLQWAQHLERWTPRAVEHWSWTDDRQTLTNEIRRLRAGAEVLPVGDRLAFGKEGAATRFIEPAGFEPQHDGAVWTSARFASLRFRPGPIKVGYALTLEYAVCLPDVGFTLEITALQNGVEVDRWIETGFQGWTERSHEVLLPAELSHPVATWLSFCFAQKAGAPPAHAPAFSPRALTFRPDVRADRQHRAHK; the protein is encoded by the coding sequence ATGAGCGGGATGCGCAACAACGAGCGCTGCTCTACGCTCGGGGCTGGCCATCCATACTGGGGATGGCGTTTCCGCGCTCCGATCGTCATGGTCGCGCTCGAACGAGGCCGTCACTTGAATTCCCCGCTCCGCATTCTCATCACGACACTTGAACTCGATACGCGCCGCGGCGTCCAGAATGTATCCCGCGATTTGGCGGTTGGACTCCGCGACGCAGGCCATGACCCCGTTATCTATACGCGAAAATCTGGCTCCGTCGCAGCCGACCTACGGGCTACGGGATTTCAGGTCGAAACCAACGTGCAAGCGCTCGACGGACCGTTCGACGTTATCCACGGCCACCATCTAGTGGCGTGCTCGCCAGCGCTCGCTAGGTATCCTTATACGCCGGCCGTGTTCGTCTGCCACGACAATGTGAGCTGGTTTGACGCCGCCCCCCGCTTACCAAGCATCCGACGCCACGCTGCTGTCAGCGAATCTTTAGTTGACCGCGTCGCATTCGACGCCGGTGTCGATCGCTCGTCGGTTGCGCTCATTCTCAATGGCGTGGACACGGCGCGATTTGCTCCAGGCCCGGCGCCGCCAACAAAACCCGCACGCGCGCTCGCGTTCGCCAAGAACGAAGACCACATCGCCGTTATTCGCGAGGCCTGCGCTCACCGTAAGATCGCCGTCGACTTCGTGGGCGCCGCCACCGGCGTCAATCTAGAAGATCCATCGAAAGTACTGCCGACCTACGATTTGGTGTTCGCGTCCGCTCTCTCAGCACTTGAGGCGATGTCGTGCGTACGGCCTGTAATCGTGTGCGACGGACGCGGTATGGCTGGTATGGTCGACCGCAAGCGCTACGAGGCATGGCGGCCACAGAACTTCGGTCTCGCGATACTGAACGCGCCACTCAGCGTAGATCGCGCCCTTGCCGAAATTGACCGCTTCGACGTCACGGAATCGCAGCACGTAGGTGAACGCGTGCGGCAAGAGGCGCAGATCGCGCCTTGGATCTCACGCTACATCACACTCTATCGCGAGGCTATTGAAGCTCCTCCTCCGTCGCCCGATGCAGCGCCACTTCAATGGGCGCAGCATCTAGAGAGGTGGACACCGCGCGCGGTGGAGCACTGGAGCTGGACCGACGATCGCCAGACGCTGACAAACGAAATTCGTCGCCTGCGCGCCGGCGCAGAGGTATTGCCGGTTGGCGATCGCCTAGCATTTGGCAAAGAGGGCGCCGCCACGCGCTTCATTGAGCCCGCGGGGTTCGAGCCGCAACACGATGGCGCCGTGTGGACGTCGGCACGTTTCGCCAGTCTACGGTTTCGGCCCGGTCCGATCAAAGTCGGTTACGCACTGACACTTGAGTATGCCGTTTGCTTGCCCGACGTCGGCTTCACGTTAGAGATCACGGCGCTGCAAAACGGCGTGGAAGTCGATCGATGGATCGAGACTGGTTTTCAAGGTTGGACGGAGCGGAGTCACGAGGTCCTACTTCCTGCAGAGCTCTCTCACCCAGTCGCAACCTGGCTGTCGTTTTGTTTCGCGCAAAAAGCCGGCGCGCCACCTGCCCATGCTCCCGCCTTCAGCCCGCGCGCGCTGACCTTCCGTCCGGACGTTCGCGCCGATCGGCAGCACCGCGCGCACAAGTGA
- the glpK gene encoding glycerol kinase GlpK: MSQYILAIDQGTTSTRAIVFDLSFAPLATAQVELQQHYPQPGWVEHDAEEIWAATLKVCREAIEKAGGVAHIAAIGITNQRETTVVWDRKTGAAVHKAIVWQDRRTSDVCAALREAGHEKKVQDATGLLLDPYFSATKIAWILDRDPALRARAEEGELAFGTMETFLVWRLTNGKSHVSDVTNASRTLLYDFNTRDWNDEMCALFNVPRAVLPKTAACDAHFGDADAQHFGRAIPIHGMAGDQQAALVGHGCLKPGMAKCTFGTGAFLVMNMGASPPKSKNRLLGTVGYQAGGTFAYALEGSIFSAGATMQWLRDGLKLIKSSADSEAIASRLADNGGVYLVPAFAGLGAPQWNAEARGTIIGLTRDSQLDHLVRAGLEAVAYQTADLLDALRADGAPKIESLLIDGGLTANAWAMQFLADVCEVEVARPQFQEVTALGAAKLAASGAGLIASLDGAGAATSARWTPNMAAAERDRLRSGWRAAVAGALAAAKAA; the protein is encoded by the coding sequence ATGAGCCAGTACATCCTCGCCATCGACCAAGGCACGACATCGACACGCGCGATCGTGTTCGATCTCAGTTTCGCGCCGCTTGCCACAGCGCAGGTCGAGCTTCAGCAGCACTATCCGCAACCAGGTTGGGTCGAGCACGACGCTGAGGAAATTTGGGCCGCGACCTTAAAGGTCTGCCGCGAGGCGATTGAAAAGGCAGGCGGCGTGGCTCACATCGCCGCCATCGGCATCACCAATCAACGCGAAACCACTGTCGTCTGGGATCGCAAGACCGGCGCGGCGGTTCACAAGGCCATCGTCTGGCAGGATCGGCGTACTTCTGACGTCTGCGCCGCGCTCCGTGAAGCCGGCCACGAAAAGAAGGTGCAGGACGCAACGGGCCTGCTGCTCGATCCTTACTTCTCCGCCACCAAGATCGCCTGGATATTGGATCGCGATCCCGCTCTGCGGGCGCGCGCCGAGGAGGGCGAGCTTGCCTTTGGTACGATGGAGACCTTTCTCGTCTGGCGCCTCACCAATGGCAAATCTCATGTCTCGGACGTCACCAACGCCTCGCGCACGCTGCTCTACGATTTCAACACCCGCGATTGGAACGACGAGATGTGCGCGCTCTTCAACGTGCCGCGCGCTGTTCTGCCAAAGACAGCCGCTTGCGATGCGCATTTCGGCGACGCCGACGCGCAGCACTTCGGGCGCGCTATTCCCATCCACGGCATGGCTGGCGATCAGCAAGCCGCGCTCGTCGGCCACGGTTGTTTGAAGCCTGGCATGGCCAAGTGCACGTTCGGCACCGGTGCATTCTTGGTCATGAACATGGGCGCTTCGCCGCCCAAATCGAAAAACCGTTTGCTTGGCACCGTCGGCTATCAGGCGGGCGGGACTTTCGCGTACGCTCTTGAAGGTTCGATCTTCTCGGCTGGCGCTACGATGCAATGGCTGCGCGACGGACTGAAGCTGATCAAGTCCTCCGCCGATTCAGAAGCGATCGCCTCGCGCTTGGCTGACAATGGCGGCGTTTATCTTGTGCCGGCGTTCGCGGGGCTCGGCGCGCCGCAGTGGAACGCCGAAGCGCGAGGCACGATCATCGGCCTTACGCGCGACTCGCAACTGGATCACCTGGTGCGCGCAGGGCTCGAAGCCGTTGCGTACCAAACCGCGGATCTGCTCGATGCGCTTCGCGCCGATGGCGCCCCGAAGATTGAGTCGTTGCTGATCGACGGCGGTCTCACCGCAAACGCCTGGGCTATGCAGTTTCTTGCTGACGTCTGCGAGGTTGAAGTTGCACGTCCGCAATTCCAGGAAGTCACGGCATTGGGCGCGGCTAAGCTCGCCGCATCCGGCGCGGGTCTCATTGCGTCGCTTGATGGGGCGGGCGCCGCAACCAGCGCGCGTTGGACGCCTAACATGGCTGCCGCGGAGCGCGATCGCTTGCGGAGTGGCTGGCGCGCTGCGGTTGCGGGCGCCCTCGCTGCGGCGAAAGCGGCCTGA
- a CDS encoding NAD(P)H-dependent flavin oxidoreductase has translation MALPPLFDKLRLPAVGAPQFIIANPELVIAQCKAGIVGSFPALNARPEAALDDWLFRIKDELAAYDEANPDAPAAPFAVNQIVHKTNARLDHDVAACVKHKVPIVITSLGARADVNDAIHSYGGIVLHDIINVTFAKKALEKGADGLIAVCAGAGGHAGSLSPFALISEIREFFDGPLLLSGAIATGRGILAAQALGADLAYMGSAFIATTEANAPAAYKQMIVDSSAGDIVYSNLFTGVLGNYLKGSIVNAGLDPTNLEQSDASKMSFGGGEGSKAKAWKDIWGAGQGVGSVHDVLPTADLVARLKREYDEAKRGLTAR, from the coding sequence ATGGCTCTGCCGCCTCTGTTCGACAAGTTGCGTCTCCCAGCTGTGGGCGCCCCACAATTCATCATCGCCAACCCAGAATTGGTCATCGCGCAGTGTAAAGCGGGGATCGTGGGCTCATTCCCGGCGCTGAACGCGCGTCCGGAGGCCGCGCTCGATGATTGGCTCTTCCGCATCAAGGATGAACTTGCCGCCTATGACGAGGCAAACCCGGACGCGCCAGCGGCGCCGTTCGCGGTCAACCAGATCGTCCACAAAACCAACGCGCGCCTCGATCATGACGTCGCCGCGTGCGTGAAGCACAAAGTGCCGATCGTGATCACTTCACTCGGCGCCCGCGCGGATGTGAACGACGCGATCCATTCGTACGGTGGCATCGTGCTGCACGACATCATCAACGTCACCTTCGCCAAGAAGGCGCTCGAAAAGGGCGCTGACGGTCTTATCGCGGTATGCGCGGGCGCGGGTGGTCACGCCGGCAGCCTTTCGCCGTTTGCGCTGATCAGCGAGATTCGCGAATTCTTCGATGGCCCGCTGTTGCTCTCGGGCGCTATTGCCACCGGGCGCGGCATTCTCGCGGCGCAAGCGCTTGGCGCCGACCTCGCCTATATGGGCTCAGCCTTCATCGCGACCACCGAAGCGAATGCGCCTGCCGCCTATAAGCAGATGATCGTGGATTCATCCGCCGGCGACATCGTCTATTCGAACCTCTTTACCGGCGTGTTGGGCAATTATCTCAAAGGCTCGATCGTCAATGCCGGCCTCGATCCGACAAACCTCGAACAAAGCGATGCCTCCAAAATGAGCTTTGGCGGCGGCGAAGGTTCGAAGGCGAAAGCCTGGAAGGACATCTGGGGCGCTGGCCAAGGCGTTGGCTCTGTCCACGACGTCCTGCCAACCGCTGACCTCGTGGCACGCTTGAAGCGCGAATATGACGAAGCCAAGCGCGGACTGACCGCACGCTAA
- a CDS encoding methylmalonyl-CoA mutase family protein: MSEQTLALGENADEADWRALVEQGLKGASWDRLVGKTADGIPLEPLYREADIATASDISGAPGAAPFVRGARSGGWLVRQSFSHPDIERTNHEILADLEGGVGAIELVIDPAGKRGVAIKNAADLDAALTSVILEAAPVSLDGGGERAAMLLRDKLKGVAARGTAFNLDPMGAQLQTGADQSEAALAAYLFTAQTARDLPVARCLRVDARIVHEAGASEAQEIAYALHSAIAYLLGLATRALSIGDCARAIGFAVAVGPDALVEAAKLRALRLCWARVLEASGAAPADRAAYIHAFTSRRMMTRYDAWTNILRVSTAAFAAAIGGADEITTYPLTDALGRPSAFARRVARNTQHVLAEECRLGHVADPAGGAWFVEKLTRDLAERAWALMQQMQTHAEPLELLQNWVSETRERRRTAIATRRETITGVTDFPLLDAKLPDFEAMAPSNAAGGFAPIRLAEPFEALRDKTDASARVFFANIGSQAEFSPRAQWTRGLFAAGGVASVGAEDAYDGSDALIGAFHASGARVAVLAGTDAHYAECAAETARSLKATGADWVLLAGKPGEHEADLRAAGVDQFVFAGQNALKELETLHTALGVKP; this comes from the coding sequence ATGTCTGAGCAGACCTTGGCACTGGGCGAAAACGCCGACGAGGCGGATTGGCGGGCCCTGGTTGAGCAAGGGCTAAAGGGCGCGAGCTGGGACCGCTTGGTCGGCAAAACCGCCGACGGCATCCCGCTTGAGCCGCTTTACCGCGAAGCCGACATCGCCACCGCGAGCGACATTTCAGGCGCGCCGGGCGCTGCCCCCTTCGTACGCGGTGCAAGAAGCGGTGGCTGGCTCGTGCGGCAGAGCTTTTCGCATCCGGACATCGAACGGACGAACCACGAAATCCTGGCTGACCTCGAAGGCGGCGTCGGCGCGATCGAACTGGTCATTGATCCAGCCGGCAAACGCGGTGTTGCGATCAAGAACGCCGCCGACCTCGATGCGGCTTTGACGAGCGTCATCCTAGAAGCAGCTCCCGTTTCGCTGGATGGCGGCGGCGAACGTGCAGCGATGCTGCTGCGCGACAAGCTCAAAGGCGTCGCGGCGCGCGGCACGGCCTTCAATCTTGATCCTATGGGCGCGCAACTGCAGACGGGCGCCGATCAAAGTGAGGCCGCCCTCGCCGCTTATCTCTTCACCGCGCAAACCGCGCGCGATCTGCCAGTTGCACGCTGCCTCCGCGTCGATGCGCGCATCGTGCACGAGGCCGGCGCCAGCGAGGCGCAAGAGATTGCTTATGCGCTTCACAGCGCCATCGCCTATCTGCTCGGACTTGCAACGCGCGCGCTCAGCATCGGTGACTGCGCGCGCGCGATTGGGTTTGCCGTTGCAGTCGGCCCTGATGCACTCGTTGAAGCGGCGAAGCTTCGTGCACTGCGACTCTGCTGGGCGCGCGTGCTGGAAGCTTCAGGAGCTGCGCCCGCTGATCGCGCTGCCTACATCCACGCTTTCACCTCACGCCGGATGATGACCCGTTACGACGCTTGGACGAACATCCTGCGGGTCAGCACGGCGGCGTTTGCAGCGGCGATCGGCGGCGCGGACGAGATAACCACTTACCCGCTGACCGATGCACTTGGACGGCCGAGCGCATTTGCGCGGCGCGTCGCGCGCAATACGCAGCATGTCTTGGCGGAAGAATGTCGCTTGGGGCACGTCGCGGACCCGGCGGGCGGAGCCTGGTTCGTGGAGAAACTCACGCGCGATCTGGCCGAGCGCGCTTGGGCTCTTATGCAACAAATGCAGACGCATGCAGAGCCGCTTGAGCTTCTGCAGAACTGGGTAAGTGAAACGCGCGAACGGCGGCGCACCGCGATTGCCACGCGCCGGGAGACGATCACCGGCGTCACCGACTTTCCACTGCTCGACGCAAAGCTCCCCGACTTTGAAGCGATGGCGCCCTCGAACGCAGCAGGCGGCTTCGCACCGATCCGGCTAGCCGAGCCATTTGAAGCCTTGCGCGACAAGACTGACGCTTCAGCGCGTGTGTTCTTCGCCAACATCGGATCGCAGGCTGAATTCTCGCCGCGCGCGCAGTGGACGCGGGGCTTGTTCGCAGCAGGCGGCGTGGCGAGCGTCGGCGCGGAGGACGCGTACGATGGGAGCGATGCGCTGATCGGCGCCTTCCACGCGTCGGGCGCGCGAGTTGCGGTCCTCGCCGGCACGGATGCGCACTATGCCGAGTGCGCGGCTGAGACAGCCCGCAGCTTGAAAGCGACAGGCGCCGATTGGGTGCTGCTGGCGGGCAAACCTGGAGAGCACGAAGCAGACTTGCGCGCAGCCGGCGTCGATCAATTCGTGTTCGCCGGTCAGAATGCGCTGAAAGAACTGGAGACGCTGCACACCGCATTGGGGGTGAAGCCATGA
- a CDS encoding glycoside hydrolase family 25 protein, with the protein MTGESARTIILRPAVLALLATGALIAAALLAAALFAAAGGWWTPWAARYIQGVDVSHHQGAIDWRTLAADKVAFAYIKATEGADHVDTRFAYNWREADAAGLPRGAYHFFTLCQPGARQASNFIAIVPRVEGALPPAVDLEHMGPCREGPTMPNVIAEARVFMDRVEAYYGARPIIYTTREFHDAHLAELRGERFWIRSIGTPPSFRERDWIIWQHHNRGHRRGVEGPIDLNAFRGDAAALAAFAAGASSL; encoded by the coding sequence GTGACCGGAGAAAGCGCGCGCACCATCATTCTTCGTCCAGCGGTTTTAGCGCTCCTTGCCACCGGCGCATTGATCGCCGCGGCATTGTTGGCGGCGGCATTGTTCGCGGCGGCCGGCGGGTGGTGGACGCCTTGGGCGGCGCGCTACATTCAAGGCGTCGACGTCTCGCACCACCAGGGCGCTATCGATTGGCGCACCCTCGCCGCGGACAAGGTCGCGTTCGCCTACATCAAGGCGACCGAAGGCGCCGACCATGTCGACACGCGCTTTGCCTATAACTGGCGCGAAGCGGATGCGGCGGGCTTGCCGCGCGGCGCCTATCACTTCTTCACGCTCTGCCAGCCGGGCGCACGACAGGCATCGAACTTCATTGCGATCGTACCGCGTGTTGAAGGCGCATTGCCGCCTGCCGTGGACCTCGAACACATGGGTCCGTGCCGCGAAGGGCCGACCATGCCGAACGTCATCGCCGAGGCGCGCGTCTTCATGGATCGCGTCGAGGCGTATTATGGCGCGCGACCGATCATCTATACCACACGCGAATTCCACGATGCGCACCTGGCCGAACTACGCGGCGAGCGCTTCTGGATCCGCTCCATCGGCACGCCGCCGAGTTTTCGCGAACGCGATTGGATCATCTGGCAGCACCACAACCGCGGACATCGCCGAGGCGTAGAAGGCCCCATCGATCTCAACGCGTTCCGGGGTGATGCGGCGGCGCTGGCGGCGTTCGCGGCCGGAGCGTCATCGTTATGA
- the scpA gene encoding methylmalonyl-CoA mutase — protein sequence MTLPDFSSLALEANVATAAPPNGEPWLTPEGIAVKTAYTAADRAGLDFVDGFPGMAPFGRGPYPTMYVQQPWTIRQYAGFSTAEDSNAFYRRNLAGGQKGLSVAFDLATHRGYDSDHLRVVGDVGMAGVAIDSIYDMRTLFSGIPLDQMSVSMTMNGAVLPIMALYIVAGEEQNVPHAKLSGTIQNDILKEFMVRNTFIYPPKPSMRIVGDIFAYTAAEMPKFNSISISGYHMQEAGATADLELGYTLADGVEYIRAGIAGGLDVDKFAPRLSFFWAIGMNPFMEIAKMRAARLLWAKLVGQFGASDKSRALRTHCQTSGWSLTAQDVYNNAVRTCVEAMAAAYGGAQSLHTNSLDEALALPTDFSARIARNTQILLQSEGGVTRPADPWGGSYYVERLTADLAAKAWAHIEEVEKLGGMAQAIDQGLPKARIEEAAARTQARIDTGHQTIVGVNKFKLDEPEDIPVLKVDNAKVRAMQLEKLTRLKAERSQAEVNAALGALENAARGKGNLLELAVNAARAKATVGEMSSALERAFNRHQPPIRLVTGVFSREAGSDVAVERARQSVAAFQEAEGKRPRILVAKMGQDGHDRGQKVVASAFSDIGFDVEIGPLFATPEEVADQAIEKGVHVVGVSSLAAGHLTLTPALRSALLERGRGDIMIVVGGVIPPEDVPTLKEMGAAAVYPPGGVIAEIAQDLLSALNEKLGYAQPARKAE from the coding sequence GTGACGCTGCCCGATTTCTCCAGCCTCGCGCTCGAGGCGAACGTTGCGACAGCTGCCCCGCCAAACGGCGAACCCTGGCTGACGCCGGAAGGCATTGCGGTGAAGACCGCCTACACCGCCGCCGATCGCGCGGGACTGGACTTCGTCGACGGCTTTCCTGGAATGGCGCCGTTTGGACGCGGGCCGTATCCGACCATGTACGTGCAGCAGCCGTGGACGATCCGGCAATATGCAGGCTTCTCGACGGCTGAAGATTCCAACGCCTTCTATCGCCGCAATCTCGCAGGCGGACAAAAAGGCCTCTCCGTCGCCTTCGATCTCGCTACGCACCGTGGCTACGATTCCGACCACCTGCGCGTCGTCGGCGACGTTGGTATGGCCGGCGTGGCGATCGATTCTATCTACGACATGCGCACGCTGTTCAGCGGCATCCCGCTGGATCAGATGAGCGTGTCTATGACCATGAACGGCGCAGTGTTGCCGATCATGGCGCTCTATATCGTCGCCGGCGAAGAGCAGAACGTCCCGCATGCCAAGCTCAGCGGCACGATTCAGAACGACATCCTCAAAGAATTCATGGTGCGGAACACGTTCATTTATCCGCCCAAGCCTTCGATGCGGATCGTCGGCGATATCTTTGCCTACACCGCCGCCGAGATGCCGAAGTTCAACTCGATCTCGATCAGCGGCTATCATATGCAGGAAGCCGGCGCGACGGCGGACCTGGAGCTCGGCTACACGCTGGCGGACGGCGTCGAATATATTCGCGCAGGCATCGCCGGCGGATTGGATGTCGACAAATTCGCGCCGCGCCTCTCCTTCTTCTGGGCGATCGGCATGAACCCGTTCATGGAAATCGCAAAGATGCGCGCGGCGCGGCTTTTGTGGGCGAAGCTGGTTGGGCAATTCGGCGCGTCGGACAAATCGCGCGCGCTGCGCACGCACTGCCAAACCTCCGGCTGGTCGCTCACTGCCCAAGACGTTTACAACAACGCGGTGCGCACCTGCGTTGAAGCGATGGCCGCCGCCTATGGCGGCGCCCAATCTCTGCACACGAACTCGCTCGACGAAGCATTGGCGCTGCCAACCGACTTCTCCGCCCGCATCGCCCGCAACACACAGATCCTGCTGCAGAGCGAAGGCGGCGTCACCCGCCCTGCCGACCCATGGGGCGGCTCCTATTATGTCGAGCGCCTCACCGCCGATCTCGCGGCCAAGGCATGGGCGCATATCGAGGAGGTCGAAAAGCTCGGCGGCATGGCGCAGGCGATCGATCAGGGCTTGCCGAAGGCGCGCATCGAAGAGGCCGCGGCGCGTACGCAGGCCCGCATCGACACCGGACACCAAACCATCGTCGGCGTGAATAAATTCAAGCTAGACGAGCCGGAAGATATTCCGGTGCTGAAGGTCGATAACGCCAAGGTGCGTGCGATGCAGCTTGAAAAGCTGACGCGCTTGAAGGCTGAGCGCTCGCAAGCTGAAGTCAACGCAGCGCTGGGAGCGCTTGAGAACGCGGCGCGCGGCAAAGGCAATCTCTTAGAGCTTGCAGTGAACGCCGCGCGCGCAAAGGCCACCGTTGGCGAGATGTCATCGGCGTTGGAGCGCGCATTCAATCGCCACCAGCCGCCGATCCGCCTAGTGACGGGCGTGTTCTCGCGCGAGGCTGGCAGCGATGTCGCTGTTGAGCGCGCGCGCCAGAGCGTGGCCGCGTTCCAGGAAGCCGAGGGCAAGCGCCCGCGCATTCTCGTCGCCAAGATGGGCCAGGATGGTCACGATCGGGGACAGAAGGTGGTCGCCAGCGCATTCTCTGACATCGGCTTCGACGTTGAAATCGGCCCGCTATTTGCGACACCCGAGGAAGTCGCAGACCAGGCCATCGAGAAAGGCGTGCACGTGGTCGGCGTGTCGTCGCTAGCGGCCGGCCATCTGACGCTGACGCCGGCTTTGCGCTCAGCCCTGCTTGAACGCGGTCGCGGCGATATCATGATCGTCGTCGGCGGTGTCATCCCGCCGGAAGACGTACCGACGTTGAAGGAGATGGGCGCCGCGGCCGTCTATCCTCCCGGCGGCGTCATCGCCGAGATCGCGCAGGATCTGCTGAGCGCGTTGAACGAAAAGCTAGGCTACGCGCAGCCGGCTCGGAAGGCGGAGTGA
- a CDS encoding lysoplasmalogenase, which yields MTVKLDVVQLGLLALCAILAIAYGAIGSSLYEGAPPYLAGTIFKASSIIILGIIALIARSRLLATGLLFGALGDALLAWSPDTFLYGAFAFLIGHLFYITLFLRAGIGVGAALKQPSRLLGAIALIAACFVMTSLLVPRVNPMFAPLAVYTGVLTLMALCSFTLPSSRWLVMAGAVLFFISDGFVAWNMFHLAPDPALAYWRSFAGWMIYWAGQAAICYGALGLHRAPRVV from the coding sequence GTGACCGTGAAGCTTGATGTCGTTCAACTCGGACTTCTCGCCCTCTGCGCGATCCTCGCCATCGCCTACGGTGCGATTGGATCGAGCCTTTACGAAGGCGCTCCGCCTTATCTGGCCGGCACGATCTTCAAAGCGTCAAGCATCATCATTCTGGGCATCATCGCGCTCATCGCACGCTCGCGTCTGCTGGCGACGGGGCTCTTGTTCGGCGCACTTGGCGATGCATTGCTGGCGTGGAGCCCGGATACGTTTCTCTATGGCGCGTTCGCGTTTCTCATCGGGCACCTTTTTTACATCACGCTCTTTCTCCGCGCCGGCATCGGCGTCGGCGCAGCACTGAAGCAGCCGTCGCGGCTACTCGGCGCCATCGCGCTCATTGCAGCGTGCTTTGTGATGACCTCCTTGCTCGTTCCGCGCGTCAACCCGATGTTCGCACCGCTCGCGGTCTATACCGGCGTGCTCACCTTGATGGCGCTTTGCTCTTTCACACTGCCGAGCTCACGCTGGCTGGTGATGGCAGGCGCGGTGCTCTTCTTCATCTCCGACGGCTTCGTCGCCTGGAACATGTTCCACCTCGCCCCCGATCCGGCGCTCGCCTATTGGCGCAGCTTCGCTGGCTGGATGATCTATTGGGCCGGACAAGCGGCGATTTGCTACGGCGCGCTCGGCCTCCACCGCGCGCCGCGCGTGGTATGA
- a CDS encoding class I SAM-dependent methyltransferase: protein MSGDINRSAIFTEIWRKHIWPGQSRSGPGSGLARTAPLRAALEAFLEREQPHLFYDAPCGDFLWMQHVKLPAHTHFLAADIVAPMIEELRGRYTTPTRTFRVADIVIDTPPPCDVWLCRESLFHLTLTDAQAVVNHWRASTIPLFLATTSPTIAHNQDIATGAWRPLNLELAPFNLGPPSEMLPDGAPTDPHKCIGVWRR from the coding sequence ATGAGCGGCGACATCAACCGCAGCGCCATCTTCACCGAGATCTGGCGCAAACACATCTGGCCGGGCCAATCGCGCTCTGGCCCAGGTTCAGGCCTCGCCCGCACGGCGCCGCTACGCGCCGCGCTCGAAGCATTTCTCGAACGCGAGCAGCCGCATCTCTTCTACGACGCCCCGTGTGGCGATTTCCTCTGGATGCAGCACGTCAAACTGCCAGCGCATACGCATTTCCTCGCCGCCGATATCGTCGCGCCAATGATCGAAGAGCTGCGAGGCCGCTACACCACGCCGACCCGCACCTTTCGCGTCGCCGATATCGTCATCGATACGCCGCCACCATGCGACGTCTGGCTCTGCCGCGAATCTCTCTTCCATCTTACGCTCACCGACGCACAAGCCGTCGTCAATCATTGGCGCGCCTCGACGATACCGCTTTTCCTCGCCACGACCTCGCCGACGATCGCACACAACCAAGACATCGCCACCGGCGCATGGCGCCCGCTCAATCTGGAACTGGCGCCATTCAATCTCGGCCCGCCGTCAGAGATGCTTCCCGATGGCGCACCAACGGATCCGCACAAATGCATTGGCGTGTGGCGTCGCTAG